Proteins from a single region of Methanomassiliicoccus luminyensis B10:
- a CDS encoding PIG-L deacetylase family protein encodes MVPSRLEGTAWSPKVMDLPPGRRFLVVSPHPDDDAIGCGGTIIKLIDSGAEVRVLYLSIQDGDFTRERRMEEIEAALSHLTVTNHRLLDMSFPSPKRTAEVINEELSTFKPDAVFMPSPFENHNQHLRVFESFGSASNGWHGDVIMFEVWGTLIPNLLVPVNGVMERKVAAVRQHHTQVKDIDYVRVVQGLNGYRAATSGLEGYAEAFMFIPSGDLIKMFH; translated from the coding sequence ATGGTACCGTCCCGTCTGGAGGGCACCGCCTGGAGCCCCAAGGTGATGGACCTGCCGCCGGGAAGGAGGTTCCTGGTGGTCAGCCCGCACCCGGACGATGACGCCATCGGGTGCGGCGGCACCATCATCAAGCTCATCGACTCCGGCGCCGAGGTCAGGGTGCTCTACCTGTCCATCCAGGACGGCGATTTCACCCGGGAGCGCCGCATGGAGGAGATCGAGGCGGCCCTTTCCCACCTCACCGTCACCAACCACCGGCTCCTGGACATGAGCTTTCCTTCGCCCAAGCGGACCGCAGAGGTGATCAACGAGGAGCTGAGCACCTTCAAGCCGGACGCTGTGTTCATGCCGTCGCCCTTCGAGAACCACAACCAGCACTTGCGGGTGTTCGAGTCGTTCGGCTCCGCCTCCAACGGCTGGCACGGCGATGTCATCATGTTCGAGGTATGGGGGACCCTGATACCGAACCTCCTGGTCCCGGTGAACGGGGTCATGGAGCGAAAGGTGGCGGCGGTGCGCCAGCACCACACCCAGGTCAAGGACATCGACTACGTCAGGGTGGTCCAGGGTCTGAACGGGTACCGGGCGGCCACCAGTGGTCTGGAAGGGTACGCCGAGGCGTTCATGTTCATCCCTTCTGGCGACCTGATCAAGATGTTCCATTAG
- a CDS encoding CPBP family intramembrane glutamic endopeptidase produces MATTVRTPMASGRPSIFPLVPVMILSLAGFSFIYVFVSTGESGAVVPGLALLLITMFAAVAVSSAYRSEAVAAPSASVALVCSLALLAALLPSSGNVYADAVVVFAVTAGAVTIFPKAVALPDLGSPRLRDASVAVVFLLPIGLAFAEALFLGLRFWESFHLGGEQSLFFIPFLALWGFLEEALFRGLVQRSMVPALGPGYAIAAAAVLNAAFMLFWGSLMFAIYTLLMGLVMGYLYRRTRSVVYVGTVHALQDTWLIIAFMVLGIGA; encoded by the coding sequence TTGGCCACCACGGTCCGGACCCCCATGGCCTCAGGGAGGCCATCCATTTTCCCCCTGGTCCCGGTGATGATCCTGTCCCTCGCCGGCTTCTCGTTCATCTACGTGTTCGTGTCCACCGGGGAGAGCGGGGCGGTGGTCCCGGGATTGGCGCTCCTGCTCATCACCATGTTCGCCGCGGTGGCGGTGTCCTCCGCGTACCGCAGCGAGGCGGTGGCGGCACCGTCGGCGTCAGTGGCCTTGGTCTGCTCCCTCGCCTTGCTGGCCGCCCTGCTGCCCTCCTCCGGCAACGTGTACGCGGACGCGGTGGTGGTGTTCGCCGTGACCGCCGGGGCGGTGACGATCTTCCCGAAAGCCGTCGCCCTGCCCGACCTCGGCTCCCCCCGCCTCCGGGACGCCTCGGTGGCGGTGGTGTTCCTCCTGCCCATCGGCCTGGCCTTCGCCGAGGCGCTGTTCCTGGGGCTGCGGTTCTGGGAGAGCTTCCACCTCGGCGGGGAGCAGTCCCTCTTCTTCATTCCCTTCCTGGCGCTGTGGGGCTTTCTGGAGGAGGCGCTTTTCCGAGGCCTCGTCCAGCGTTCCATGGTCCCCGCGCTCGGCCCCGGCTACGCCATCGCGGCCGCGGCCGTCCTGAACGCCGCGTTCATGCTGTTCTGGGGCTCCCTCATGTTCGCCATATACACGCTGCTGATGGGCCTGGTCATGGGGTACCTGTACCGGCGCACCCGGAGCGTGGTGTACGTGGGAACGGTCCACGCCCTGCAGGACACCTGGCTCATCATAGCGTTCATGGTGCTGGGCATAGGGGCGTGA
- a CDS encoding polysaccharide deacetylase family protein: MIIVLVAVVVAASGGVMTMHAWFNERESTPAADQGPEPYIEPDPEADGLGYVLLTFDDGAKSVYQYGYPIMSPAGINGTVFAVTDSIGGYFEGRQMMNAAELRDLQANGWEIGSHSKSHADFLSLSPEQAMSELAASKAALQANGIDATSFAYPWGRYDQADVAAAAEVYDQQRGGYGPLDRRGLNLQDYSPGIPIVGSVTPQSLEHAKQLIDHAVATDSVVIFLLHDVSPAGYLGTSVVDTRLQDLVEYIVARQRSDGLQAITLDHLPTVTKERYVWDGGGGDELASTKENWYKVNGTGDIVNDAPLATGAHYIWDATSSKNCTWDLDAGNLTARSFTIAPGYAGKVSQGPVDIALGRGGFYQGGGTFTGHQNRTVHSSGSVTVVGGTYAEGTITWDMTGKGCFQYISEEARRQLPSGTS; encoded by the coding sequence TTGATCATCGTTCTCGTGGCCGTGGTAGTGGCCGCCTCCGGCGGCGTGATGACCATGCACGCGTGGTTCAACGAGCGGGAGAGCACCCCCGCCGCGGACCAGGGCCCGGAGCCGTACATAGAGCCGGACCCCGAGGCCGACGGGCTCGGCTATGTCCTCCTGACCTTCGATGACGGGGCCAAGAGCGTTTACCAGTACGGCTATCCGATCATGTCCCCTGCCGGCATCAACGGCACCGTGTTCGCCGTGACCGATTCCATCGGCGGCTACTTCGAGGGCCGCCAGATGATGAACGCCGCCGAGCTTCGGGACCTCCAGGCCAACGGGTGGGAGATCGGCAGCCATTCCAAGAGCCACGCCGACTTCCTGTCACTGTCCCCGGAACAGGCCATGTCCGAGCTCGCCGCGTCCAAGGCCGCGCTGCAGGCCAACGGGATCGACGCGACCTCGTTCGCCTATCCCTGGGGAAGGTACGACCAGGCCGATGTGGCGGCGGCCGCGGAGGTCTATGACCAGCAGCGGGGCGGATACGGCCCCCTGGACCGGAGGGGGCTCAACCTCCAGGACTACTCCCCCGGCATACCCATTGTGGGCTCGGTGACCCCGCAGTCCCTGGAGCACGCCAAGCAGCTGATAGACCATGCCGTCGCCACCGACTCGGTGGTCATCTTCCTGCTCCATGATGTTTCTCCGGCCGGGTACCTGGGCACCTCGGTAGTGGATACCAGGCTCCAGGACCTTGTCGAATACATAGTCGCCAGGCAGAGATCGGACGGCCTCCAGGCCATAACGCTGGACCATCTCCCCACCGTGACGAAAGAGCGCTACGTGTGGGACGGGGGAGGGGGCGACGAGCTCGCCTCGACCAAGGAGAACTGGTACAAGGTGAACGGGACGGGGGACATCGTCAACGACGCTCCCCTGGCAACAGGGGCCCATTACATCTGGGACGCCACCAGCTCCAAGAACTGCACCTGGGACCTGGACGCAGGGAACCTGACGGCGCGATCGTTCACCATAGCCCCCGGGTACGCCGGCAAGGTCTCCCAGGGCCCCGTGGACATCGCGCTGGGACGCGGAGGGTTCTACCAGGGAGGGGGGACGTTCACGGGGCACCAGAACAGGACGGTCCACAGCTCCGGGAGCGTGACCGTGGTCGGCGGGACCTATGCGGAAGGGACCATTACCTGGGACATGACCGGGAAGGGCTGCTTCCAGTACATCTCCGAAGAGGCCCGGAGGCAGCTGCCGTCCGGCACGTCGTGA
- a CDS encoding glycosyltransferase family 2 protein: protein MSAPSTSVVVCTYNRIQWLTKCLRSLEAQDPRPDEIIVVDGPSTDGTRDMLELLASKGDLKLVHQKKLDGISSARNMGLAEATGDIVCFIDDDAIAQPGWLANVISGYTDPLVGGVGGPVCFSDGSPAMGRNAVSPEGLWFDESRRESIDGLYPVMVGCNMSFRRVPLQEMGGFDPYFRFHQDETDACLGMLFRGYRIGYSEGAVVWHEWCEGSYRQDRIRWYIKLRYLWGRNNSYLVRKHFGDKVPFTKYAGNRMTGFLQKRVPRGILEKETTGGHEASGGSVAMPKFFVLVGGVSEVFGLIKGWTDSGHVSPRAPGGAASHRLVGPDQHFRYRRRGLRK, encoded by the coding sequence GTGAGCGCACCCTCCACGAGCGTGGTGGTGTGCACCTATAACCGGATCCAGTGGCTGACCAAATGCCTGCGCTCCCTGGAGGCCCAGGACCCCCGCCCCGATGAGATCATCGTGGTGGACGGGCCGTCCACTGACGGCACCAGGGACATGCTGGAGCTCCTTGCTTCCAAGGGCGACCTCAAGCTGGTCCACCAGAAGAAGCTGGACGGCATCTCCTCCGCGCGCAACATGGGGCTGGCGGAAGCTACCGGCGATATCGTCTGCTTCATCGACGACGACGCCATAGCCCAGCCGGGATGGCTCGCCAACGTCATCTCCGGCTACACCGATCCATTGGTCGGCGGGGTGGGCGGTCCGGTATGCTTCTCGGACGGCTCCCCGGCCATGGGTCGGAACGCCGTGTCGCCCGAAGGCCTGTGGTTCGACGAGTCCAGGCGGGAGAGCATTGACGGCCTGTACCCCGTTATGGTGGGCTGCAACATGTCGTTCCGGAGGGTCCCGCTGCAGGAGATGGGAGGCTTCGACCCATACTTCCGGTTCCATCAGGATGAGACCGACGCCTGCCTGGGAATGCTGTTCCGCGGCTACCGCATCGGTTACTCCGAGGGCGCGGTGGTGTGGCACGAATGGTGCGAAGGTTCCTACCGCCAGGACCGCATCCGCTGGTACATCAAGCTCCGGTACCTGTGGGGAAGGAACAATTCGTACCTCGTGAGGAAGCATTTCGGGGACAAGGTCCCTTTCACCAAGTACGCCGGGAACCGCATGACCGGCTTCCTCCAAAAGAGGGTCCCGCGCGGTATCCTGGAGAAGGAGACCACCGGGGGGCATGAAGCGTCCGGCGGGAGCGTCGCCATGCCCAAGTTCTTCGTGCTGGTGGGCGGGGTCTCGGAGGTCTTCGGCCTGATCAAGGGGTGGACCGACAGCGGGCACGTCAGCCCGCGAGCGCCCGGCGGGGCCGCCAGCCACCGCTTGGTGGGGCCGGACCAGCATTTCAGGTACCGGCGGAGAGGGCTCAGGAAGTAG
- a CDS encoding glycosyltransferase family 4 protein, translating into MKVALLSLYKFEEVRGGTEMFDEHLKTVFPDLTLITYSDARRTGLDLGLDHLNLEEPRKGLAIGRRFREIMKREDFDLVISNSIAGWWLSVLTPGIPMVNIFHFTLIGLAEQTLRSTPGYIPSRYFSPFFEMVAAHGKRCVAVSHKTRRELMDHYGVRSSVIEHGVPMDRFRPMRQDEAREALGIKWDGPLGIFVGRPDNTKGFDVVKKVAAMRPDVRFLCVTSADMNGNCIARKNVPNENMPVHYAAADFLLFPSRYESVGYTALEAMACDKPVIVSRTGVFEDLDEEAVGRIVPTFDAKDYSDAIDEVLDGPAVHPREVIAKRFSMDRFANDYRRMAADIVAEGEGPRPRQEDWAPYET; encoded by the coding sequence ATGAAAGTAGCATTGCTTTCACTATACAAGTTCGAGGAGGTGCGGGGGGGCACCGAGATGTTCGACGAGCACCTGAAGACGGTGTTCCCGGACCTGACCCTGATCACATACTCCGACGCCCGGAGGACCGGTCTGGACCTCGGCCTGGACCACCTGAACCTGGAGGAGCCGCGCAAGGGGCTGGCCATCGGCAGGAGGTTCCGGGAGATCATGAAGAGGGAGGACTTCGACCTGGTGATATCCAACTCCATCGCGGGATGGTGGCTGTCGGTGCTGACGCCGGGCATCCCCATGGTCAACATATTCCACTTCACCCTCATAGGGCTGGCGGAGCAGACCCTGAGGTCCACGCCCGGCTACATCCCGTCCCGGTACTTCTCGCCCTTCTTCGAGATGGTGGCCGCGCACGGGAAGAGGTGCGTGGCGGTGAGCCACAAGACCAGAAGAGAGCTGATGGACCACTACGGGGTCCGGTCCTCGGTCATCGAGCACGGCGTTCCCATGGACCGCTTCCGGCCGATGAGGCAGGATGAGGCACGAGAGGCCTTGGGCATAAAGTGGGACGGGCCCCTGGGCATATTCGTGGGCCGGCCGGACAATACCAAAGGGTTCGATGTGGTCAAGAAGGTCGCGGCGATGCGCCCCGACGTCCGCTTCCTGTGCGTGACCTCGGCGGATATGAACGGCAACTGCATCGCCCGTAAGAACGTGCCCAACGAGAACATGCCGGTGCACTACGCCGCAGCGGACTTCCTGCTGTTCCCCTCCCGGTACGAATCGGTGGGGTACACCGCCCTGGAGGCCATGGCCTGCGACAAGCCTGTGATCGTCTCCCGCACCGGGGTGTTCGAGGACCTCGACGAGGAGGCGGTGGGCAGGATCGTGCCCACCTTCGACGCCAAGGACTACAGCGACGCCATCGACGAGGTGCTGGACGGCCCCGCCGTCCACCCCCGGGAGGTCATAGCCAAGAGGTTCTCCATGGACCGCTTCGCCAATGACTACCGGAGGATGGCCGCGGACATCGTGGCGGAGGGGGAGGGCCCCCGCCCCCGGCAGGAGGATTGGGCCCCCTACGAGACCTGA
- a CDS encoding class I SAM-dependent methyltransferase codes for MNEPGVGPLGRAKLVSDWLPSGKRYLDIGCSDGEVLHWVGERCELAVGLDVDRRTMTEARKKCQGSEFSLGSADRLPFAGSTFDTVSMLDVLEHVPDPIGSLKEVDRVLKPGGRLILSVPHRGAFGFVDAQRSRLFAAGRKVLLGKDDEVLDHKHYRFQEVMDLLPGYTVLRRHNGGLLVYPLCGYVLMFTDNMGGGRISGFIRSLEEKDFVKDYGPRSWHIMLDLRKGAPS; via the coding sequence GTGAACGAGCCTGGGGTCGGCCCGCTAGGCAGGGCCAAGCTGGTATCCGATTGGCTGCCAAGCGGGAAAAGATACCTTGACATCGGATGCTCCGACGGGGAGGTCCTCCACTGGGTGGGCGAACGCTGCGAGCTCGCGGTCGGTCTGGACGTGGACCGCAGGACCATGACCGAGGCGCGGAAGAAGTGCCAGGGCAGCGAGTTCTCCCTGGGAAGCGCCGATCGGCTGCCCTTCGCCGGCTCCACCTTCGACACCGTCAGCATGCTGGATGTTCTGGAGCACGTTCCCGATCCCATCGGCTCCCTGAAGGAAGTGGACAGGGTCCTCAAGCCGGGCGGCCGCCTGATATTGTCGGTCCCGCACCGGGGGGCCTTCGGCTTCGTGGACGCTCAGAGGTCCAGGCTATTCGCGGCGGGCCGGAAGGTGCTGCTGGGCAAGGACGACGAGGTGCTGGACCACAAGCACTACCGGTTCCAGGAGGTAATGGACCTGCTGCCCGGGTACACCGTACTGAGGCGGCACAACGGCGGCTTGCTGGTGTACCCTCTGTGCGGCTATGTCCTGATGTTCACGGACAACATGGGAGGCGGCAGGATATCTGGGTTCATACGCTCGCTGGAAGAGAAGGACTTCGTCAAGGACTACGGCCCCCGGAGCTGGCACATCATGCTGGACCTGCGCAAGGGGGCACCCTCGTGA
- a CDS encoding GNAT family N-acetyltransferase, translated as MNLEVEEIRSMSRLAGQEEQWSDVLATSQEDRLFLKLPWLKAWWDVYGEDRGMLVLKVLEDGRAVGYAPLMVTSRGKVVRWKKLQFIGSGPSDRCGIIAKDGREDVHRAIWDYIQTKADWDVIELRDMMTGGPTDGAVRSAFPYAEIAHQPSPYIPLQCDYGTYVGNLSKNMRGNLSRYWRKLQEEGATFQAWRTKDDVQRGVKVLKELSDQRWDFSNVLKGPGMMSFVDRASRELAKEGSVVFHALTIKEEPVAITMGFEDDGRYMYYLSGFGPQQAKNSPGSILLSKIIEDCCTRGKREVDLLRGDEAYKYRFNARDREQAHMRTVNRGLLRSAGYALREAPLS; from the coding sequence ATGAACCTCGAGGTCGAGGAGATACGCTCCATGTCCAGATTGGCAGGACAGGAGGAACAGTGGAGCGATGTTTTGGCCACCAGCCAGGAGGACCGGCTCTTCCTGAAGCTGCCGTGGCTCAAAGCCTGGTGGGACGTGTATGGGGAGGACCGCGGAATGCTCGTGCTCAAGGTGCTGGAGGACGGCCGGGCAGTGGGCTACGCCCCCCTGATGGTGACCTCCCGCGGCAAGGTGGTCCGCTGGAAGAAATTGCAGTTCATCGGCTCCGGGCCGTCGGACCGCTGCGGCATCATCGCCAAGGATGGGCGGGAGGACGTGCACCGGGCGATCTGGGACTACATCCAGACCAAGGCGGACTGGGACGTCATCGAGCTCCGGGACATGATGACGGGAGGACCGACCGACGGAGCGGTGCGGTCGGCGTTCCCGTACGCGGAGATCGCGCACCAGCCGTCCCCCTACATCCCCCTGCAGTGCGACTACGGCACCTACGTCGGGAATCTCTCCAAGAACATGCGGGGCAATCTCTCGCGGTACTGGAGGAAGCTGCAGGAGGAGGGCGCCACCTTCCAGGCCTGGCGCACTAAGGACGATGTGCAGCGCGGGGTCAAGGTGCTCAAGGAGCTGAGCGACCAGCGGTGGGACTTCTCCAACGTGCTCAAGGGCCCGGGGATGATGTCCTTCGTGGACCGCGCCTCCCGTGAGCTGGCCAAGGAGGGCTCGGTGGTCTTCCACGCCCTGACCATCAAGGAGGAGCCGGTCGCCATAACCATGGGGTTCGAGGACGACGGGCGGTACATGTACTACCTCTCCGGCTTCGGCCCCCAGCAGGCCAAGAACTCCCCCGGGTCGATACTGCTGTCCAAGATCATCGAGGACTGCTGCACCAGGGGCAAGAGGGAGGTGGACCTCCTCAGGGGCGACGAGGCGTACAAGTACCGCTTCAACGCCCGGGACCGGGAGCAGGCCCACATGCGCACGGTGAACCGCGGACTGCTGCGCAGTGCCGGCTACGCGCTGAGAGAGGCGCCCCTCAGCTAA
- a CDS encoding phosphoribosylaminoimidazolesuccinocarboxamide synthase — MKLLRTGKVKQVYEVDEGTLEFLFTDNISVFDKKIPSQVPFKGETLCRSAAFWFQVCRKAGIRTHFTELVPPNRMRVKRVEVIEDYDKINCSTTNYLIPLEIISRHYVAGSLFDRIRSREIKPEELGFSPNHDVKYGEKLPQPFYETTTKLEKVDRLLTREEALKISGLTEEEMNRLIEMVAKIDDLIASEVEERMLIHVDGKKEFAFDDHRRLMVVDTFGTADEDRWWDEDPYANGECVELSKEAVRQYYRGSGYYNALTAARKAKGAEPDIPALPADQIKKVSDLYIEMFERITGESFR, encoded by the coding sequence ATGAAATTGCTCAGAACCGGCAAGGTCAAGCAGGTGTACGAGGTCGACGAGGGGACACTGGAGTTCCTGTTCACGGACAACATCTCGGTGTTCGACAAGAAGATCCCGTCCCAGGTCCCGTTCAAGGGAGAGACCCTCTGCCGGAGCGCGGCGTTCTGGTTCCAAGTGTGCCGCAAGGCCGGCATCCGCACCCACTTCACCGAGCTGGTCCCTCCGAACCGCATGAGGGTGAAGAGGGTCGAGGTCATCGAGGACTACGACAAGATCAACTGTTCCACCACCAACTACCTCATCCCCCTGGAGATAATCTCCCGGCACTATGTGGCCGGCTCGCTGTTCGACCGCATCCGGTCGCGCGAGATCAAGCCGGAGGAACTGGGGTTCTCCCCCAACCACGACGTGAAGTACGGCGAGAAGCTTCCCCAGCCGTTCTACGAGACCACCACCAAGCTGGAGAAGGTGGACCGCCTGCTGACGCGCGAGGAGGCGCTGAAGATCTCCGGCCTCACCGAGGAGGAGATGAACCGCCTGATCGAGATGGTGGCCAAGATCGACGACCTCATCGCCTCGGAGGTCGAGGAGCGCATGCTCATCCACGTGGACGGCAAGAAGGAGTTCGCCTTCGACGACCACCGCCGCCTTATGGTCGTGGACACCTTCGGCACCGCCGATGAGGACCGCTGGTGGGACGAGGACCCCTATGCCAACGGGGAGTGCGTGGAGCTTTCCAAGGAGGCGGTCAGGCAGTACTACCGCGGCTCTGGGTATTACAATGCCCTCACCGCGGCCCGGAAGGCCAAGGGGGCCGAGCCGGACATTCCCGCCCTCCCCGCCGACCAGATCAAGAAGGTCAGCGACCTGTACATCGAGATGTTCGAGAGGATCACCGGGGAAAGCTTCCGGTAA
- a CDS encoding UPF0179 family protein yields MVVITLIGEHLAKAGEEFVYRGPLTECRDCKLKGVCFNLDAGGMYRIKNVREVKHECRIHEEGVRVVEVEKVPVKCALLQKYAMEGSTITFETVKCHTLGCPNYRTCHPVGLERNMKFRVARIDEEIKCPEGIRLVEVALE; encoded by the coding sequence ATGGTAGTCATCACGCTCATAGGAGAGCACCTAGCCAAAGCGGGGGAGGAGTTCGTGTACCGCGGCCCCCTGACCGAATGCAGGGACTGCAAGCTCAAGGGGGTATGCTTCAATCTTGACGCGGGCGGAATGTACCGCATCAAGAACGTGCGCGAGGTGAAGCACGAATGCCGCATCCATGAGGAGGGGGTCCGCGTGGTCGAGGTGGAGAAGGTCCCGGTCAAGTGCGCGCTGCTGCAGAAGTACGCCATGGAGGGGTCCACCATCACCTTCGAGACGGTGAAGTGCCATACCCTCGGCTGCCCCAACTACCGCACCTGCCACCCGGTGGGGCTGGAGAGGAACATGAAGTTCAGGGTCGCTCGCATCGACGAGGAGATCAAGTGCCCGGAAGGCATCCGGCTGGTCGAGGTCGCTCTGGAATAA
- a CDS encoding PH domain-containing protein, whose protein sequence is MVFGQQRDQWFHAETVGFVAIAAIFIGLGLSSGWPANLVMYIIGIGVAVVTVIVLLPNYIYGRYELGEEAVHVRSYMNDASIPYENIISAGPVRWTETFVKTAATSLKFVEIHYREGRHKRRISFTPAERDRFVEELNSRIAQRSVSPRLPMAI, encoded by the coding sequence ATGGTCTTCGGTCAGCAGAGGGACCAGTGGTTCCACGCGGAAACGGTGGGGTTCGTAGCCATAGCGGCCATCTTTATCGGCCTTGGCCTGTCCTCCGGCTGGCCCGCCAACCTGGTCATGTACATCATCGGGATCGGTGTCGCTGTTGTCACCGTCATCGTCCTGCTGCCCAACTACATCTACGGCCGCTACGAGCTGGGAGAAGAGGCGGTCCATGTCCGGTCCTACATGAACGATGCCAGCATCCCGTACGAGAACATCATATCCGCCGGCCCGGTCAGATGGACAGAGACCTTTGTCAAGACCGCCGCCACATCGCTCAAGTTCGTGGAGATCCACTATCGGGAGGGGCGACATAAAAGACGCATCTCCTTCACGCCGGCCGAACGTGACAGGTTCGTGGAGGAGCTGAACTCGCGAATCGCCCAACGGAGCGTGTCTCCTCGATTGCCAATGGCAATCTAA
- a CDS encoding DUF1616 domain-containing protein produces MRRTTDKYMNALLQSENSNLGGKRVGERGGKMLVGPGRPYDLVAVCLLAAGAVMFSLSSPDNPLTWTLGFLAVFFAPGYAIISALFPGNREILAQSFVTRREERTFNITLLERIALSFGMSAVVMAIVGTFLARVVSSLTLIMVALSVVALTGIISAYAVYRRSGLPPGDQFAVFTRPRTGASVRRGASRGEMGISAVVVAGLVLAGAVAVNGYANDPGDSENFSEFSISGADGNLQQLPQQASPGQFITVRITVTSHYSDAREMSVTISAGSPVNGDGNNFQAPPTMAGALGPRTITFTLGAGNQWSYPITFSAGTGPIYFVLDDGNEVKTLWMPLAVSGPSGGGD; encoded by the coding sequence GTGCGCAGAACTACCGACAAGTACATGAACGCCCTGCTCCAAAGTGAGAACTCGAACCTCGGGGGGAAGCGTGTGGGAGAAAGAGGGGGGAAGATGCTGGTCGGTCCCGGCAGGCCTTACGACCTGGTCGCGGTCTGCCTCCTGGCGGCCGGGGCGGTCATGTTCTCGCTCTCCAGCCCTGACAATCCCCTCACCTGGACCCTCGGGTTCCTTGCCGTGTTCTTCGCCCCCGGCTATGCCATAATCTCGGCGCTGTTCCCGGGGAACCGCGAGATCCTGGCCCAGAGCTTCGTGACCCGGAGGGAGGAGAGGACCTTCAACATCACCCTTCTGGAGCGGATAGCCCTGTCCTTCGGGATGAGCGCGGTGGTCATGGCCATCGTGGGTACCTTCCTGGCAAGGGTGGTGTCGAGCCTCACTCTCATAATGGTCGCGCTGTCGGTGGTGGCGCTGACCGGCATCATTTCCGCGTACGCGGTGTACCGCCGCAGCGGCCTGCCTCCCGGCGACCAGTTCGCCGTGTTCACTAGGCCGAGGACCGGCGCCTCCGTCAGGCGCGGCGCCTCCCGGGGGGAGATGGGGATCAGCGCCGTGGTGGTGGCGGGGCTGGTCCTGGCCGGCGCCGTGGCCGTCAACGGATATGCCAACGACCCGGGCGATTCCGAGAACTTCTCGGAGTTCTCCATCAGCGGGGCCGACGGCAACCTGCAGCAGCTGCCCCAGCAGGCCTCGCCGGGCCAGTTCATCACCGTGCGGATCACCGTGACATCCCATTACTCCGATGCCCGGGAGATGAGCGTGACCATCAGCGCGGGCTCGCCGGTGAACGGGGACGGGAACAACTTCCAGGCCCCCCCCACCATGGCGGGGGCGCTCGGCCCCCGCACCATAACCTTCACCCTGGGCGCGGGGAACCAGTGGTCCTACCCCATCACGTTCTCGGCCGGGACCGGGCCGATCTACTTCGTTCTTGACGACGGGAACGAGGTCAAGACCCTATGGATGCCCCTGGCCGTGAGCGGCCCCAGCGGAGGAGGGGATTGA
- a CDS encoding NAD(P)-dependent glycerol-1-phosphate dehydrogenase, which produces MDEGDFTKARSILFPRNVLAGHGVLEQIPEVCRDFGLSGTALIVTGSKTKDVAADIVTSRLTESGFEVQTIMAGDATEENLKKVECTAREIGATFLLGVGGGSKIDLAKMAAKDLGLEFISVPTSASHDGIASGRASIKGEGGPLSLDARVPVGVVADTSIIVQAPYRLLAAGCADVISNITAVKDWEYAKRLRGEEFSRSAYSLALYTAETIIDNADLIKPNLEESVWVAIRPIIISGVSMSVAGSSRPTSGSEHMFSHALDMIAPGKALHGEQCGVGAIMMMYLHGGDWTRLREALAKIGAPTSAKELGVTKEQVIEALVTAHKVRSRFTILGHVGLTHEAAERLATITKVI; this is translated from the coding sequence ATGGACGAGGGCGACTTCACCAAAGCCCGCTCGATACTTTTTCCAAGGAACGTATTGGCCGGGCATGGAGTACTGGAACAAATTCCGGAGGTTTGCAGGGACTTCGGTCTGTCAGGCACCGCCCTCATCGTCACCGGGTCCAAGACCAAGGATGTAGCGGCCGACATCGTCACCAGCAGGCTCACCGAGTCGGGGTTCGAGGTCCAGACCATCATGGCCGGGGACGCTACCGAAGAGAACCTCAAAAAGGTCGAGTGCACCGCTCGGGAGATCGGCGCCACCTTCCTGCTCGGCGTGGGCGGGGGCTCCAAGATCGACCTCGCCAAGATGGCCGCCAAGGACCTCGGCCTGGAGTTCATTTCCGTCCCCACTTCAGCGTCGCACGACGGCATCGCCTCCGGGCGCGCCTCCATTAAGGGAGAGGGAGGGCCCCTTTCGCTTGACGCCAGAGTACCGGTGGGCGTCGTCGCTGACACCAGCATCATCGTCCAGGCCCCCTACCGCCTGCTGGCGGCCGGCTGCGCGGACGTCATATCCAACATCACCGCGGTGAAGGACTGGGAGTACGCCAAGCGCCTGCGGGGGGAGGAGTTCTCCCGCTCCGCGTATTCTCTGGCGCTGTACACCGCCGAAACGATCATCGACAACGCCGACCTCATCAAGCCGAACCTCGAGGAGAGCGTGTGGGTGGCCATCCGCCCCATCATCATCTCGGGGGTCTCGATGTCCGTGGCAGGCTCGTCCCGCCCCACCAGCGGCTCGGAGCATATGTTCTCCCACGCCCTGGACATGATAGCTCCGGGCAAGGCGCTCCATGGCGAGCAGTGCGGGGTCGGCGCCATAATGATGATGTATCTGCATGGCGGGGACTGGACCCGATTAAGGGAAGCGCTTGCCAAGATCGGGGCGCCCACCTCGGCCAAGGAGCTGGGCGTCACCAAGGAGCAGGTCATCGAAGCCCTTGTGACGGCGCACAAGGTCCGCAGCAGGTTCACGATACTCGGCCACGTCGGCCTTACCCATGAGGCCGCCGAAAGACTGGCCACCATCACCAAGGTCATCTGA